From one Paenibacillus sp. FSL K6-1330 genomic stretch:
- a CDS encoding carbohydrate ABC transporter permease, with product MINLTIGEKVWQAVVYVILIFLSLLCLLPFLYVVAVSVTPESEVLRKGIVIIPESFTFIAYKEVFISHGIGQAYKITLFRTIVGTALNVFFTVIAAYPLSKKYLPGRSPFLLFIVFTMMFSGGLIPTYLLIRSLGLLDSPWVLIIPNLISAFNLVIIKGFFEQLPGEIEESARVDGASELQSLWRIILPLSLPVLATISLFYAVGHWNSYFDAIVYINDSNLMPLQVVLRNILLNVSTQSADSIANSGAVSTFAVQMAAVVVTTVPILMVYPFMQKHFTKGVLLGSVKG from the coding sequence ATGATCAATTTGACAATCGGGGAAAAAGTCTGGCAAGCCGTCGTTTATGTGATTCTTATTTTTCTATCCCTACTTTGCTTACTACCCTTTCTATACGTGGTTGCTGTCTCAGTGACGCCAGAATCGGAAGTGTTAAGAAAAGGGATTGTTATTATACCAGAATCCTTTACCTTTATAGCCTATAAAGAAGTATTCATTTCTCATGGTATCGGGCAGGCGTATAAAATTACATTGTTTCGAACGATTGTAGGCACTGCGTTAAATGTGTTTTTTACGGTAATCGCGGCGTACCCGTTATCCAAAAAATATTTGCCGGGTCGCAGTCCGTTTTTACTATTCATTGTGTTTACCATGATGTTCAGTGGGGGGTTAATTCCAACTTATTTACTAATCCGCTCTCTCGGATTGCTAGACAGTCCGTGGGTATTGATTATTCCAAATCTCATTAGTGCATTTAATCTGGTGATTATTAAAGGCTTTTTCGAGCAATTGCCTGGCGAAATCGAGGAATCAGCGAGGGTTGACGGTGCAAGTGAGCTTCAGTCGTTATGGCGGATCATTTTACCCCTGTCTTTGCCCGTCCTTGCCACCATTTCCTTGTTTTACGCCGTCGGCCATTGGAACAGTTATTTCGATGCTATTGTTTACATCAATGATTCGAACCTCATGCCACTTCAAGTTGTCTTACGCAACATTCTGCTTAACGTCTCCACACAAAGCGCGGATTCGATTGCCAATTCCGGAGCAGTTAGCACATTCGCTGTGCAAATGGCCGCTGTCGTCGTGACTACGGTTCCGATTTTGATGGTTTATCCATTTATGCAGAAGCATTTTACCAAAGGTGTGCTCTTGGGATCAGTTAAAGGTTAA
- a CDS encoding DUF86 domain-containing protein — MKRPINSLMDILESIHRIESYLLNVGYEDFLSNQMLLDAVVRNLEIIGEAARNINDEIKKKYQEVPWRNMIGLRNILIHEYFGIDESIIWEVSTRNLQEIKPIIMKAIQEVGDFT, encoded by the coding sequence GTGAAACGGCCAATAAATTCATTAATGGACATTTTAGAGTCAATTCATCGGATAGAATCGTATCTCTTGAACGTTGGGTATGAGGACTTTTTATCAAATCAAATGCTTTTGGATGCAGTAGTACGAAATCTAGAAATAATTGGAGAAGCGGCTAGAAACATTAATGATGAAATAAAGAAAAAGTATCAGGAAGTTCCATGGAGGAATATGATTGGGCTAAGGAACATCTTGATTCATGAATACTTCGGTATTGATGAAAGCATCATTTGGGAAGTATCTACAAGAAATTTGCAAGAAATAAAACCAATAATTATGAAAGCTATTCAGGAAGTGGGAGACTTCACTTAA
- the coaD gene encoding pantetheine-phosphate adenylyltransferase produces the protein MKAVYPGSFDPFTLGHLNILERATRIFDSVTVVIAQNSQKNHMFSAEQKCKIVLLSTNHLKNVKIIQHNGIVADFVNDENIDVIIRGIRGSTDLDHEIKLEQYNSKICTAETVYLTPKTDHLNTSSTLVRMFIESKQVNHLSNYVSKEAIEYIKSLI, from the coding sequence ATGAAAGCAGTTTATCCAGGATCGTTCGATCCTTTTACATTAGGACATTTAAATATACTCGAACGAGCAACAAGAATATTTGATTCCGTGACTGTTGTTATTGCCCAGAATTCTCAAAAAAATCATATGTTTAGTGCAGAACAAAAATGCAAAATTGTATTGCTATCTACAAATCATTTGAAAAACGTTAAGATAATTCAACATAATGGAATAGTTGCTGATTTTGTGAATGATGAAAATATCGATGTAATTATTAGAGGTATTAGAGGCTCAACAGATTTAGACCATGAAATAAAATTAGAACAATACAATAGTAAAATATGCACGGCAGAAACAGTATATCTAACTCCAAAAACTGATCATCTAAATACAAGCAGTACACTAGTAAGGATGTTTATAGAATCGAAACAAGTAAATCACCTATCTAATTACGTATCTAAAGAAGCAATAGAATATATAAAATCATTGATATAA
- a CDS encoding YdcF family protein, translating into MKQYPFDCITQLVFVKEEELLPADVILVPGGSHTKPMKIACDLYKSGLAPYILPSGGNNSKLTITEWEFQRDIGLSLGIPKEAILKEDQAKNTFDNARNSWQVLKEHNIMVTRAIIVCKSFFSRRALMTYQTVFPSNIVFQVKQDDFRISKNNWFLNDQGIKYVLTEAEKITKYFGHHIPNWVKQLS; encoded by the coding sequence TTGAAGCAATATCCTTTTGATTGCATTACTCAACTAGTATTTGTAAAAGAAGAAGAGCTTTTACCGGCAGATGTCATCCTTGTTCCCGGAGGAAGTCATACAAAGCCGATGAAGATTGCATGTGATTTATATAAATCTGGATTAGCACCATATATACTTCCATCCGGTGGTAATAATTCTAAGTTAACAATCACTGAATGGGAATTTCAAAGAGACATCGGTTTGTCACTTGGAATTCCTAAAGAGGCAATTCTTAAAGAGGATCAAGCTAAGAACACATTCGATAATGCAAGAAACTCATGGCAAGTCTTAAAAGAACATAACATTATGGTCACTCGAGCTATTATAGTTTGTAAATCATTTTTCTCAAGACGTGCGTTAATGACTTATCAAACAGTATTCCCGTCAAATATAGTTTTCCAAGTAAAGCAAGATGATTTTAGAATAAGCAAGAATAACTGGTTTTTAAATGACCAAGGTATCAAGTATGTATTAACAGAAGCTGAGAAGATTACTAAATACTTTGGTCATCACATACCAAATTGGGTAAAGCAATTGTCCTAA
- a CDS encoding helix-turn-helix domain-containing protein produces MDNFKAFEGVVEYLENIIPSSDEVDYSVISKIACCPSPLFQRIFVYITGITIAEYLRRRRLTLAGYDIKNSSDKIIDIAMKYGFNSHASFTRAFNQHHKVSPSGMRKVGVKLIEYPRASFTNIRIVGGKRIMAELKKIEYVEYGPRKIVGMMKMTSFQKAGEECWGVAFNENLFDRFSEIEKWICKDIDDYIGLGHMSSFVGKDNFQYIIGKFVELDAPVPEKMYAENISPGTVAKIWIEADNLNDIIDFGYFICSEAIEKTGYKIDHENFYWCDIYTYDRYCTPLEKGQKVILDYLLPVIKDKIG; encoded by the coding sequence ATGGATAACTTTAAAGCTTTCGAGGGTGTCGTGGAATATCTTGAGAACATAATTCCTAGCTCAGATGAAGTCGATTATAGTGTCATTTCTAAAATTGCATGCTGTCCATCTCCCTTATTTCAGCGCATTTTTGTATATATTACAGGAATAACAATAGCTGAATATTTAAGGCGACGCCGATTGACTTTAGCGGGCTACGATATTAAAAATAGCAGTGATAAAATTATAGACATTGCTATGAAGTACGGGTTTAATTCCCATGCTTCATTTACAAGAGCATTCAATCAGCACCACAAGGTTTCACCTTCAGGTATGAGGAAGGTCGGAGTAAAGCTAATTGAATATCCTCGAGCCTCCTTTACAAATATAAGAATTGTTGGAGGAAAACGAATTATGGCAGAACTTAAAAAAATTGAGTATGTTGAATATGGCCCTCGAAAAATTGTGGGAATGATGAAAATGACCTCATTTCAAAAAGCTGGAGAAGAATGCTGGGGCGTAGCATTTAACGAAAACTTATTTGACAGATTTTCTGAAATCGAGAAATGGATTTGCAAAGATATTGATGATTATATTGGACTTGGACATATGAGTAGTTTTGTTGGAAAAGATAATTTCCAATACATCATAGGTAAATTTGTAGAGCTTGATGCACCTGTTCCAGAAAAAATGTATGCAGAGAATATATCCCCTGGAACAGTTGCAAAAATATGGATCGAAGCTGATAATCTTAATGATATTATTGATTTTGGATACTTTATTTGTTCCGAAGCGATAGAGAAAACAGGGTATAAAATTGATCATGAGAACTTTTATTGGTGTGATATCTACACGTATGATAGATATTGCACACCACTAGAAAAGGGACAAAAAGTAATTCTTGATTATTTATTGCCTGTAATTAAAGACAAAATAGGATAA
- a CDS encoding GNAT family protein, with protein sequence MQLEEHFEPFPVLETERTRLRKITYEDQNDMFSYCKNPEVSKYTVWDVHQSLDDTNHFIDFVHSRYESQKVGPWGIEDKLTNKLIGSCSFVSWDNRNQKAELGYVLSYDYWNKGYMSEVIRRIILFGFHDIGLVRIEARCHPLNLGSARVMEKSGMQYEGLLRRHIFAKGDFQDVKIYSIIRDDFVS encoded by the coding sequence ATGCAGTTAGAGGAACATTTTGAACCATTTCCGGTATTAGAAACTGAACGAACCCGATTAAGGAAAATAACTTATGAAGATCAGAATGATATGTTTAGTTACTGTAAGAATCCAGAAGTCTCAAAGTACACAGTTTGGGATGTTCATCAGTCGCTTGATGATACTAATCATTTCATTGATTTTGTACATAGCCGGTACGAGAGTCAAAAAGTCGGCCCTTGGGGAATCGAAGATAAACTTACCAATAAGCTTATTGGCAGTTGCAGCTTTGTAAGTTGGGACAATCGAAACCAAAAAGCAGAGCTAGGATATGTATTATCCTATGATTATTGGAACAAGGGATATATGAGTGAAGTTATCAGAAGAATCATTCTTTTTGGCTTCCATGATATTGGACTGGTTAGAATCGAAGCTCGCTGCCATCCCTTGAATTTAGGGTCGGCGAGAGTTATGGAGAAGTCTGGAATGCAATATGAGGGTCTGCTTAGAAGACATATATTTGCTAAGGGCGATTTTCAAGATGTTAAGATTTATTCAATCATACGAGATGATTTTGTAAGTTAA
- a CDS encoding nucleotidyltransferase family protein translates to MKREDIENKLRSEKHYLKEHFYVEKIGLFGSFARDEQTENSDIDLLVEFSRPVGFEFLELKHYLETIFNRHIDLVTPNAIKPYMKDEILSEVQYQ, encoded by the coding sequence TTGAAGCGAGAAGATATTGAAAATAAATTGAGATCCGAAAAGCATTATTTGAAGGAACATTTTTATGTCGAGAAGATCGGACTATTTGGTTCCTTTGCTCGTGATGAACAGACAGAAAACAGTGATATTGATTTGTTAGTTGAATTTTCTCGTCCTGTTGGATTTGAATTCCTGGAGCTGAAGCATTATTTGGAGACTATATTTAACCGCCACATTGATCTTGTTACTCCTAATGCCATTAAACCTTATATGAAGGATGAAATACTTAGTGAGGTACAATATCAGTGA
- a CDS encoding ABC transporter permease subunit, giving the protein MQAKLAADAIPLSKKRKSWIRTLQKYKVMYALLLPALVYFAVFKYIPMAGIMIAFKNYNLALGLWDSPWVGLKNFTDFMNGVYFWDIMKNTIVISLYKLLFGFSAPIVLALLLNEVYSQWFKKIVQTITYLPHFLSWVIVYGILVALLAPGDGLFNMILKEIGVEPISFLTEPAWGRLLIILSEVWKDIGWGAILYLAALAGIDPSLYEAARMDGASKWRQLWHITLPGIRGVIILMLILKLSHILDAGFDQIFMFANTFNQEKIDIIDTWVYREGLERLKIGLATAVGLFKAVIGFVLVLAANKLAKKFDGQIW; this is encoded by the coding sequence ATGCAAGCAAAATTGGCAGCGGACGCCATTCCCCTCTCCAAAAAGCGGAAGTCATGGATAAGAACGTTACAAAAGTATAAAGTGATGTATGCTCTCTTATTGCCGGCATTAGTTTACTTTGCCGTATTCAAATACATTCCTATGGCGGGAATCATGATTGCTTTTAAAAACTATAACCTGGCTTTGGGACTATGGGATAGCCCGTGGGTGGGACTTAAAAATTTTACGGATTTTATGAACGGCGTTTATTTCTGGGACATCATGAAAAATACGATTGTTATATCGCTGTATAAGCTATTGTTCGGTTTCTCCGCTCCCATCGTACTTGCTTTACTCCTCAATGAAGTTTATAGCCAATGGTTTAAGAAAATCGTACAAACGATCACTTATTTGCCTCATTTTCTGTCATGGGTCATTGTTTATGGAATCTTGGTGGCATTATTAGCCCCAGGGGATGGTCTCTTTAACATGATTTTGAAGGAAATTGGTGTTGAACCCATCTCATTTCTAACGGAACCTGCCTGGGGCAGACTGCTGATCATCTTATCTGAAGTATGGAAGGATATTGGATGGGGAGCGATATTGTACCTTGCAGCATTAGCAGGAATCGATCCAAGCTTATATGAAGCAGCTCGAATGGATGGCGCTTCCAAATGGAGACAGCTCTGGCATATCACTTTACCCGGCATTCGAGGTGTCATTATTCTGATGCTGATCCTTAAATTAAGCCATATTCTGGATGCTGGCTTTGACCAAATATTCATGTTTGCCAACACCTTTAACCAGGAGAAGATCGACATTATCGACACATGGGTATACCGTGAAGGGTTGGAGCGTCTTAAGATTGGCTTGGCTACTGCTGTAGGATTGTTTAAAGCTGTCATCGGATTTGTTTTAGTGTTGGCAGCGAATAAGCTCGCCAAAAAATTCGATGGGCAAATTTGGTGA
- a CDS encoding histidine kinase, whose product MRRRFSLPLKLFFIVFAFVLSCIILISQLSYRYVQKEIRTNDLYYTNQILDKVDQYFTVNFSSFQTILFSVETSVKANIDNTEVIKKQLRELYELNSNYVSNIYLIKSDLSILGGSTPTRIFDEPLSEREPLFDAADKNRRTTFVSDPYKSKYSGWTVTMVRYLNGAPFPMAIAVDLDLNAIEETLFKINKQEQMNLALITASGQIIAGFSENKGLLNIQDHTFSIGETSAEQILDTTETSLQLHTKDGIPVYLLKKPTEKFNWTMISINDESRLKAALSRLETYYIELLAAGLLLSLFISFFIAKYIRNPLYALKTKMKRVEQGFLTTTITINRNDEFGDLSRAFDRMLQQIVELIRRAELHNELERKLEIQVLQSQINPHFLYNTLGSISNVIRLGQIEKVDVVIGSLISLLEYGIDDASEKVSLRQELRNVADYIEIQNIRYNRNFHLIEHIEAGLMDFPVFRMLLQPLVENSIFHGYNGGGIEGPITIHAYKEGGIVIIEVVDQGEGIPADQIKHILISEPSDVEVKRKRIGLNNIHGRIRLHYGEQFGLQIISIPKEITRVRALFPADLQKGDA is encoded by the coding sequence ATGCGAAGAAGATTCAGCTTGCCTTTAAAATTATTTTTTATCGTATTTGCATTTGTATTAAGCTGCATCATCTTGATAAGTCAATTGTCTTATCGCTATGTCCAAAAGGAAATAAGAACCAATGACCTTTATTACACCAACCAAATACTTGACAAGGTAGACCAGTATTTCACCGTTAATTTTTCCTCCTTCCAGACGATCCTGTTCTCGGTCGAAACATCGGTGAAAGCCAACATTGACAATACGGAAGTGATTAAAAAGCAATTAAGAGAGCTGTATGAACTCAACAGTAATTACGTCAGTAATATTTATTTGATCAAAAGCGATTTATCCATTCTAGGGGGAAGTACACCTACCCGAATATTCGATGAACCCTTATCGGAAAGAGAGCCTTTGTTTGATGCGGCTGACAAGAACAGAAGGACTACCTTTGTTAGTGATCCTTACAAATCGAAGTATTCCGGCTGGACAGTTACGATGGTTCGATATCTGAACGGAGCTCCGTTTCCTATGGCTATTGCGGTAGATTTGGATCTAAATGCCATTGAAGAGACCTTGTTCAAGATTAATAAACAGGAACAAATGAATCTGGCTCTGATCACCGCATCGGGTCAAATTATTGCCGGATTTTCTGAGAATAAAGGACTGCTGAATATTCAAGATCATACGTTTTCAATCGGAGAAACGTCAGCGGAACAAATTCTGGATACGACAGAAACAAGTCTTCAACTGCATACCAAGGATGGCATTCCGGTCTACCTTCTGAAAAAACCGACGGAGAAATTCAACTGGACCATGATCTCGATCAACGATGAATCACGCTTGAAAGCAGCTTTGTCCAGACTGGAAACCTATTATATCGAGCTGCTAGCTGCAGGTCTTCTCTTAAGTTTGTTCATTTCTTTTTTTATTGCCAAATATATTAGGAATCCACTCTATGCGCTCAAAACAAAAATGAAGCGGGTGGAGCAAGGCTTCCTCACAACGACCATAACGATTAACCGAAATGATGAGTTTGGTGATCTTTCCCGAGCCTTCGATCGGATGCTGCAGCAAATTGTGGAGCTGATTCGGCGAGCAGAGCTTCATAATGAGCTTGAGCGGAAGCTGGAGATCCAAGTGCTGCAGTCTCAAATAAACCCTCATTTTCTGTATAACACGCTCGGTTCGATCAGCAATGTTATACGTCTCGGACAAATAGAGAAAGTTGATGTTGTGATTGGGTCGCTCATTTCATTATTGGAATACGGAATAGATGACGCTTCAGAGAAGGTTTCCCTACGCCAGGAATTAAGAAATGTAGCGGACTATATCGAGATCCAGAACATCCGGTATAACAGAAACTTCCACTTGATTGAACATATCGAAGCAGGGTTAATGGATTTTCCGGTTTTTCGAATGCTGCTGCAGCCCCTTGTGGAGAATAGTATCTTCCATGGTTATAACGGAGGGGGGATCGAAGGCCCGATTACAATTCATGCTTACAAGGAGGGCGGCATCGTCATCATAGAAGTCGTTGATCAAGGCGAGGGCATTCCAGCTGATCAAATAAAGCATATTTTAATTTCAGAACCGAGTGATGTGGAAGTAAAAAGGAAAAGAATCGGGTTAAATAATATTCATGGCCGAATAAGACTTCACTACGGAGAGCAATTCGGGCTCCAAATCATTAGCATACCTAAGGAAATAACCCGTGTACGCGCCTTATTCCCGGCAGACTTGCAAAAAGGAGATGCATAA
- a CDS encoding helix-turn-helix transcriptional regulator, with amino-acid sequence MSIIKCNIRELMAEHRIDDITELMAKSGLSRNSINKLYRETNIETTKLETLFKLCDTFNCKLSDLIEYVPAEDT; translated from the coding sequence ATGAGCATTATCAAGTGTAATATAAGAGAACTTATGGCAGAGCATCGAATAGATGATATAACTGAATTGATGGCGAAATCAGGATTAAGTCGGAATTCAATTAACAAGTTATACAGGGAAACCAATATAGAAACAACAAAATTAGAAACCTTATTCAAGCTATGCGATACATTTAACTGCAAATTATCTGATTTGATTGAATATGTACCTGCTGAAGATACATAG
- a CDS encoding GrpB family protein, giving the protein MKDQKPVIIEDYNEEWPKAFNIIESILSNKINGLAFRIEHVGSTSVPYLAAKPIIDIDVVIESMEYLSEVIKKLEELGYVHEGDLGIKNREAFARKDVYVPYSSEGYVKHEHHLYVCNRESDELKRHLMFRDILRRHPLLVSEYTDLKIQLSNKFRNNRKAYTEGKTEFVTRIMNEYKDVL; this is encoded by the coding sequence ATGAAGGATCAAAAGCCTGTAATTATTGAAGATTACAATGAAGAATGGCCAAAAGCATTCAATATAATAGAATCAATTTTATCAAATAAAATTAATGGTCTAGCATTTCGAATTGAACACGTTGGAAGTACATCGGTGCCGTACCTTGCAGCCAAGCCAATCATTGATATTGATGTAGTAATTGAATCTATGGAGTACCTGTCAGAGGTAATCAAGAAGCTAGAAGAACTGGGATATGTCCACGAAGGTGATTTAGGAATTAAGAATAGAGAAGCATTTGCAAGAAAGGACGTTTATGTACCTTACAGTAGTGAAGGATATGTGAAGCACGAACATCATCTATACGTATGCAATAGAGAAAGTGACGAACTAAAAAGACATTTAATGTTCCGAGACATATTAAGAAGGCATCCCTTATTGGTATCTGAATACACAGATTTGAAGATCCAACTATCAAATAAATTTAGAAACAATCGCAAAGCCTATACTGAAGGAAAGACAGAATTTGTTACGAGGATAATGAATGAGTACAAAGATGTTTTGTAG
- a CDS encoding extracellular solute-binding protein, whose amino-acid sequence MQRKKISFAILTAIVGLGTVLSGCGEQGEVTSTASSNSQGQSSQFETKMKISMFNQGTFNAAAPIPPRDEDIQRQMLEKEMNIDLDMMIPQAGQATTKLNTLIAGGDIPDLIFLKSRADLAQYYDQGVLADLTPYLDQFPELQKRFSDDSWEAMSYQGKTIGVPGYDNVNGISRSFFIRNDWLKKLNLEVPTTPDELFEVMKAFTEKDPDGNGKNDTYGFIGGMNKEGNLQTYGFDSLMWMFGVNPPSAVEVKDNEPVFLFIDPKMKEALAYINKMMAANVVDPDWVTMNSPELLDQKLFKGKVGFMIRDARRLEPDYQQKMKEISGEVPEWIVIPPMKGPYGDQIVERKSFQGNSWAISAKADKDKIIRILSMLNYLFTDEEAYPNFAYGIKGIHWDVVDGKIKNKTSELSKEMKEKYLWVDHYRMPRRGDDAEYFSFQNPKTAEAFKNNQQYVGPTLPGNLLTPDPSDTLDADRQRFINESLVKFMTGKEPLSSWDNFLQTLDTKFDMQKYKDSAIKQFKEAGIIK is encoded by the coding sequence ATGCAGCGTAAAAAGATTTCATTTGCTATTCTGACGGCAATAGTTGGTTTAGGAACGGTATTGTCAGGATGTGGGGAACAGGGAGAAGTTACCTCGACAGCTTCGAGTAATTCGCAAGGTCAGTCCAGCCAATTTGAAACCAAAATGAAAATTTCAATGTTTAACCAAGGTACTTTCAATGCTGCTGCTCCGATACCCCCACGTGATGAAGATATTCAACGCCAAATGTTAGAAAAAGAGATGAACATCGACTTGGATATGATGATTCCTCAAGCTGGGCAGGCAACAACCAAACTGAATACGCTCATTGCAGGTGGGGATATTCCAGATTTGATCTTCTTGAAGAGCCGTGCTGATCTCGCACAATATTATGACCAAGGCGTTCTTGCGGATTTGACACCGTATCTGGATCAATTTCCTGAATTACAGAAACGTTTTAGCGACGACTCCTGGGAAGCGATGTCCTATCAAGGAAAAACCATTGGAGTTCCAGGCTATGATAATGTAAACGGTATCAGCCGAAGCTTCTTCATCCGCAACGATTGGCTGAAAAAGCTGAATTTGGAAGTGCCAACGACACCTGATGAGCTGTTCGAAGTTATGAAAGCCTTTACAGAGAAAGACCCGGACGGTAATGGCAAAAACGATACGTACGGATTCATCGGCGGTATGAATAAAGAAGGCAATCTGCAAACCTACGGCTTCGATAGCTTGATGTGGATGTTTGGCGTCAATCCTCCTTCAGCCGTTGAAGTGAAAGATAATGAACCGGTGTTCCTATTTATCGATCCCAAAATGAAAGAGGCGCTTGCTTACATTAATAAAATGATGGCAGCCAATGTGGTAGACCCAGACTGGGTGACGATGAATTCGCCTGAGTTGTTGGACCAGAAGTTATTTAAGGGTAAAGTTGGCTTTATGATCAGAGATGCCCGGAGGCTGGAGCCGGATTATCAGCAGAAAATGAAAGAAATCAGTGGAGAGGTGCCGGAATGGATCGTCATTCCTCCGATGAAAGGTCCTTACGGTGATCAAATTGTAGAGAGAAAATCGTTCCAAGGCAATTCATGGGCCATATCCGCGAAAGCGGATAAGGACAAAATCATTCGGATCTTGTCCATGCTGAATTATCTCTTTACGGACGAAGAAGCCTATCCGAACTTTGCATACGGAATTAAAGGGATTCATTGGGATGTGGTGGACGGCAAGATCAAAAATAAAACCTCCGAATTATCGAAGGAAATGAAAGAAAAGTACCTGTGGGTCGATCATTATAGAATGCCGCGCCGTGGTGATGATGCTGAGTACTTTAGCTTCCAGAATCCGAAGACGGCGGAAGCATTCAAGAACAATCAGCAATATGTGGGGCCAACGTTGCCCGGAAATTTATTGACCCCAGACCCCAGCGATACCTTGGATGCTGACCGCCAACGTTTCATTAATGAAAGCTTGGTCAAATTTATGACGGGCAAAGAGCCTCTTTCGAGCTGGGACAATTTCCTCCAAACGCTGGATACCAAGTTTGACATGCAGAAATATAAGGACTCAGCAATCAAGCAATTTAAAGAAGCCGGCATCATCAAGTAA
- a CDS encoding CHAP domain-containing protein — protein MSRRQILAKIAEELASRPLIGNKDKYGPDLEPILRCFPRDNPNIGFDWCAAFVYHCCTEAGVKLPVRYPEPVSRNFAWVEAWLEWGQIYSFYHHKSDQSFLPDQGDLIIFDNIVGNGLNDHIGVVVKIEQGKIITAEGNYYNKSGIFQRTIEQINGYIRIDDTY, from the coding sequence GTGAGTAGAAGACAAATTCTAGCTAAAATAGCAGAAGAATTAGCTTCAAGACCATTGATAGGAAATAAAGATAAATACGGTCCAGATTTAGAACCAATTCTTAGATGTTTTCCAAGAGATAACCCGAATATTGGTTTCGATTGGTGTGCTGCATTTGTATATCATTGCTGTACTGAGGCAGGCGTGAAGTTACCAGTACGATATCCAGAGCCGGTTTCACGTAATTTTGCATGGGTAGAAGCTTGGTTAGAATGGGGACAAATATATAGTTTTTATCATCATAAAAGTGATCAGTCGTTCCTTCCAGATCAAGGGGATCTTATAATATTTGATAACATTGTAGGGAATGGACTAAACGATCACATCGGAGTGGTAGTAAAAATAGAACAGGGTAAAATAATAACAGCAGAAGGGAATTATTATAATAAATCAGGAATATTTCAAAGAACTATAGAACAAATAAATGGATATATAAGAATTGACGATACGTATTAA
- a CDS encoding GNAT family protein: MLYGQRVTLRPVVEEDWELRYEWLSDPVVNRTLPSGSGMPLTPEVVRERTRRYAQTDSSAVYFTIIKEDGIPIGSTQLFKIHPWSKHAEFGIWIGNKMVWGQGYATEVTSVVLDFAFERLNLHKVYLTVDADNPGAIRSYEKAGFKKDGILRDEVYKNGQYVDRIMMSILKHEYLKKSNCSQ; encoded by the coding sequence ATGCTATACGGACAACGAGTAACATTACGACCTGTTGTTGAAGAAGATTGGGAACTACGATATGAATGGCTGTCCGATCCTGTAGTTAACCGAACGTTACCATCAGGAAGTGGTATGCCCCTAACACCGGAAGTGGTCAGAGAACGTACACGGAGGTACGCGCAAACAGATTCATCAGCTGTCTATTTTACCATAATAAAAGAAGACGGCATCCCGATTGGCAGTACCCAATTGTTTAAGATCCATCCTTGGTCCAAGCATGCTGAATTTGGTATTTGGATTGGGAACAAAATGGTATGGGGGCAAGGTTATGCAACAGAAGTGACAAGTGTTGTCCTGGATTTTGCGTTCGAGCGTTTAAACCTTCATAAAGTGTATTTGACGGTAGATGCTGATAATCCTGGTGCTATTCGGAGTTATGAAAAGGCTGGTTTCAAGAAGGATGGCATACTAAGAGATGAGGTCTATAAAAATGGTCAATATGTCGATCGTATAATGATGAGTATCTTGAAACATGAATATTTAAAGAAATCCAATTGTTCCCAATAA